Part of the Carnobacterium pleistocenium FTR1 genome is shown below.
GGTCTGGCTGAATTGGCTGACCGGGTGTATCGTCAAGATGTATCCAGAGCGGATAAAATACGGCAATTGGCCGATATTTTAACGAAAGTTTCAATGGGTCATGTGACGATGAGTGCGTATGAAGCACAACAAATCGGATTCTTGAAAGAGACCGACATGATCATTCAAAATGAAGAGCTTGTATTTGAAGCAGCCTTGCAAACGTTGCGTTTAAAAGCGGCTTATAATTATGTTCCAAACAACTTGGTTGAATACGAGGTGCTAGGAACGAACTTCAAAGCAATTGCAGCAGCTCAGATTGATTCACTGATTGATGGACACTTTGCTTCTAAATACGATGGTGTCGTTACCGGCGCTATTGCAGATGTGTTGGCTGGAGGAGAAGTTCCTTTGGGCACTAAAGTCAATCAAAAATGGCTACAAAAACTTTCAGAAGATAATTTTGTCAAATTGAGCAAGAACGAAAAAACCTATGAACGTATTGTGCATATGCTAGAGAAAAAGAAACCACTAAGAAATTAATCGGATACTGCGGAGAAAGAGGCACCAGAATTTTTCCGCAGTCAGCAGAAAGGATTTGGATACAATGCAAGAAGCTTATATCGTAGCATATGGAAGATCAGCTGTAGCGAGAGGAAAAAAAGACGGAGCCTATTTTTATGATCGGCCCGAAGATATCGCTGCTCAAGTTTTAAAAGGGGTTATCGATAGAGTGGAAGGGGATTTCGACCCGACTCTTATTGAAGATGTGATCGTTGGGTGTTCAACTCCAGAAGGGCTCCAAGGGAACAATATCGCGCGTGCTATTGCTCTTAGAAGTGGGTTGCCTGAAACAGTGGCCGGTCAAACGGTGAACCGCTTCTGTTCTTCAGGACTTCAAACGATTGCTACTGCAGCCAACGCAATCATAGCTGGTCAAGCAGAAGTATTAGCAGCAGGTGGCATCGAGTTTATGAGTTCGACCCAAATGGGTGGAAGCGAGCCATCAAATAGCCCGTATTTGCAAGAACATGGACCGAAAATCGCTGTCCCAATGGGCATGACGGCAGAAAATGTCGCTGAAAAATACCATGTTTCAAGAAATGAACAAGATCAATTTAGTGTAGAAAGTCACCAAAAAGCACATAATGCTCAAACAGCCGGACGGTTTAAAGATGAAATCATTCCAGTAGAGATCCATCGGGTCAAAACGACTGGGGACAATGTGGAAGTGACAACCGAAATGTTTGATCAAGATGAAGGGATTCGTCCGAACACAACGCTAGATGTTCTTGGGAAGTTGCGCACTGTTTTTAAAGCAGATGGCAGTGTAACAGCTGGAACGTCCTCTCAAGTGAGTGATGGAGCTGGATTTGTTATCTTAATGTCTGGTGATAAAGTAAAAGAATTGGGGGTCAAACCAATTGCCCGCTTTATCTCCTTCAACGTTGCAGGGGTCGATCCTAAATTTATGGGCATCGGACCAGTGTATGCCATTCCTAAGGCTTTGAAGTTGGCTGGAATGGAACTAGAAGACATCGACTTGATTGAATTCAACGAAGCCTTTGCGGCACAAGCGATCGCTTCGATGAATGAATTGGGCATGAACCGTGACATCGTGAACGTCAACGGAGGAGGCATTGCGTTAGGTCATCCACTAGGAGCAACGGGAGCCATTTTAACGGCCAAATTATTGGGCGAAATGGCGAAACGTCCTGAAACCAAATACGGTATGGTCACTATGTGTATCGGAATGGGTATGGGAGCGGCCGGAATTTTTGAATATTTAAGATAAAAGGGTATAACTAAAAATTGAGAACTTTACTCCCACATTCATTTAGAATTCTTAATGTGGGAGTATTTGATTTGATGTATAATTAAAGTTGTACAAGTAACTAGTGTACTCACTTTTATAGCAATTTTTGTGAGGAGGAAAACATGAAGTTAGACATTGCACAGCTTAATTATTTTATTGCCATTGTCGATGCAAAGTTAAATCTGACGTTGGCTGCACAAAATATTCACGTGACTCAATCCGCACTAAGCCAATTCATCATCAATTTTGAAAGAGAAGAGGAATTACAGCTTTTCCATCGTAAAAATGGTCGTTTGACCGGATTGACACCGAGTGGGGAAAAACTGTATGAAAAGGCATTAGAAATAGTCGATAAATATGATGATCTTCATGAAATGTTGAAACAAGAAGCGCAAATTCAACAAGGAACGATCAGAGTAGGGATCTCCACGATTATTCTGCGATTGTTTTTCACCAAATTTATTCCAAAATTCATGATGAAAAATCCCGGAATTAAAATTGATATCGTCGAAGCAAATAATGAAGAATTAGTCATTATGCTGAACGAGAATCGCATTCATGCAGCTGTATTGGATGATCCGACTAAATTGCATCAAGATAAATTTGAAAAACACATATTGGCTTTAAGTGAAGTGACCGCTTTTATGCACCCCAATCATCCATTGACTAAAGAAGAAAAGTTGGACTGGAGAATGTTAGACAACCAGTACGTAGCAACATTTAATAAAGGTTTTGCGACACATACGATGGTGATGGACAAATTAAAAAAAGTGAAATCCCAGACAAAAGTATTGATTACGTCTGATTCTTGGGATTACATGGTTGAATCCACAACGCGTACTAATCTGGTTGCGTTACTGCCTTCAGCTAATTTTAAAAAGTATTACAATTATTTAGACAATATCGGAGTAGTCGAAAAACACTTCAATGATCCAATCACCTATACGACTGTCTTGTGTTTTCCGGTAAAAAAGAAGTATAGCAGTATAGAGAAGTTTGTATACGATTCTTTTACCAATGAATTCCCAGATTAGGACAGGAGTGAGGGACATGGCTATTATTGAATCATTTACGCAAGCTCTTCAAGGAGACTTGGGGCAGAAAATAAAGAAAGACACGATTGACCGCTCGTATACTTATGAAGATTTTCAAAAGTGGAAAAATTATTTTAAAGAAAAAGGCTTATTTAAAGAAATTGCCGAAAAAAAGATGGCCGAACAAAACATTCCGGCTTTGTGTGAATTTATCTATACGCTTGCGCAATATTTTCCTTCTTTGTCGTATTATTTTTTAAGTAAAATTTTGTTTGGGATCTTGGCATTGAAATTTTCCGCCACAGAAAAACAAAAAGAAATGTATCTGGATAAATTAGTCGAAGAAGATCTATTTGCAACATTTGCCAGCAAAGAACTTGAAGCCGGTTTCGAATTAAGAAGAATGCAAACGGTTGCAATAAAAGAGGTGGACAGCTGGGTTATTAATGGCGGGAAAGAAGACGTTGCCTGTACCCAAGAATCCGACCTTTTCCTTTTACTAGGAAAAATTAAACTTTCAGCGCAAGGAAACAATC
Proteins encoded:
- a CDS encoding thiolase family protein; protein product: MQEAYIVAYGRSAVARGKKDGAYFYDRPEDIAAQVLKGVIDRVEGDFDPTLIEDVIVGCSTPEGLQGNNIARAIALRSGLPETVAGQTVNRFCSSGLQTIATAANAIIAGQAEVLAAGGIEFMSSTQMGGSEPSNSPYLQEHGPKIAVPMGMTAENVAEKYHVSRNEQDQFSVESHQKAHNAQTAGRFKDEIIPVEIHRVKTTGDNVEVTTEMFDQDEGIRPNTTLDVLGKLRTVFKADGSVTAGTSSQVSDGAGFVILMSGDKVKELGVKPIARFISFNVAGVDPKFMGIGPVYAIPKALKLAGMELEDIDLIEFNEAFAAQAIASMNELGMNRDIVNVNGGGIALGHPLGATGAILTAKLLGEMAKRPETKYGMVTMCIGMGMGAAGIFEYLR
- a CDS encoding LysR family transcriptional regulator — translated: MKLDIAQLNYFIAIVDAKLNLTLAAQNIHVTQSALSQFIINFEREEELQLFHRKNGRLTGLTPSGEKLYEKALEIVDKYDDLHEMLKQEAQIQQGTIRVGISTIILRLFFTKFIPKFMMKNPGIKIDIVEANNEELVIMLNENRIHAAVLDDPTKLHQDKFEKHILALSEVTAFMHPNHPLTKEEKLDWRMLDNQYVATFNKGFATHTMVMDKLKKVKSQTKVLITSDSWDYMVESTTRTNLVALLPSANFKKYYNYLDNIGVVEKHFNDPITYTTVLCFPVKKKYSSIEKFVYDSFTNEFPD